A region from the Candidatus Cloacimonadota bacterium genome encodes:
- the hslV gene encoding ATP-dependent protease subunit HslV — protein sequence MIKGTSIIGIKKGNKVAIGGDGQITHGETIFKSYAHKVRTLYDGKVIAGFAGATADALTLFERFEEKLKQYKGNLMRSAVELAKEWRTDKILRRLEAMIIVGDKKNLLVISGNGDVIEPDNNIAAIGSGGPYAKAAAMVLIKNKNLSPKEIVEKALEIAANICIYTNTNRTIEEL from the coding sequence ATGATTAAAGGAACAAGTATTATAGGGATAAAAAAAGGAAACAAAGTTGCGATAGGCGGAGACGGGCAGATAACACATGGTGAGACAATTTTCAAATCTTATGCACATAAAGTAAGGACCTTATATGATGGAAAAGTGATTGCTGGCTTTGCTGGCGCCACAGCGGATGCCTTAACTCTCTTTGAAAGATTTGAAGAAAAGCTAAAACAATACAAAGGCAACTTAATGCGGTCAGCAGTGGAATTGGCAAAAGAATGGAGAACCGACAAAATACTCCGCCGTCTTGAAGCAATGATAATTGTTGGAGATAAAAAAAATCTACTTGTAATATCTGGTAATGGCGATGTTATTGAACCAGATAACAATATTGCTGCTATAGGCTCAGGTGGACCCTATGCAAAAGCTGCAGCTATGGTTCTAATTAAAAATAAAAATCTCTCACCTAAAGAAATCGTAGAAAAAGCACTTGAAATCGCAGCAAATATCTGTATCTATACTAATACAAATAGAACTATTGAGGAACTATAA